A region of Subtercola boreus DNA encodes the following proteins:
- a CDS encoding ComEC/Rec2 family competence protein: protein MTRPASQGTPAAKPARPAFTANAPTVALSDLRLVVPAACCWLVAGLLVGLPRAALAEAAGWCASVFFAASVAVLLIVIVLMFVPLPRGIERAKLDVGPLRRSPSRRAVRAGATRRGPLRTAVGTLLTATALCFAAGGLVSTSVAAQLPDRDPVALAPLLAHTVTVQLTVASAPVASDPTPQAASETQLRFTATALSVRSGSTSVEAQMPVMVFVRAGADTPQYEIGEHLEATGSLRPTDPGESVVALLYTDRSPTLLEPSPWYLGWANGLRASFRQSAVGLPGDGGQLVPGLAIGDVNLVSDDLDAQMKGSGLSHLTAVSGANCAIVVAAIMLLGGVAGLSRRARIVLSLTVMTAFVVLVTPSSSVLRAAVMATIVLVTLASGRPPKGLPALGLATIILLACDPWLARNYGLALSVLATAGLLVLAKPLHGSLSRWMPGWLSLVIAVPLAAQLACQPVLVLLTPTISTYSVPANLLAEPAAPVATVLGLVSCVGGVAVPFLAPVGAWLTWVPASWIAGVARFFATAPGSALPWPAGVAGILLVVLVSAAGLVLLLLRPHAAPTQVTQPHPQLPLPSPPRTPGPRRRDAGRTVRLLSGGVLLLTLAVYLGSTLSGTVFPAIGWPADWQIAACDIGQGDAVVVRSAGAGPDQPDRIALVDVGPDPTLLHACLDELHIEAVDLLVLTHYDLDHVGGLDAVVGRVGTVLMGPPEDARDERMATTLTAAGADVRQARRGDTGSLGDIGWKVLWPEAGTALRGNDASVTVQFSGSISSLFLGDLGEDSQRLLAHASAVSGSPGDALPDVDVVKVAHHGSADQSEPFYQAITAEVGLVSVGADNRYGHPTDRLLGILTRAGTAAYRTDLLGMIVLAPSPEGIVVWSEGQARVEARPK from the coding sequence ATGACCCGGCCCGCATCCCAGGGCACCCCTGCGGCGAAGCCGGCCCGTCCGGCCTTCACCGCCAACGCTCCCACGGTGGCTCTGTCCGACCTGCGGTTGGTGGTTCCGGCCGCCTGCTGCTGGCTGGTGGCGGGGCTGCTGGTCGGGCTGCCTCGCGCGGCGCTCGCCGAGGCCGCGGGCTGGTGCGCATCTGTCTTCTTTGCGGCATCCGTAGCTGTACTCCTGATTGTGATCGTCCTTATGTTTGTCCCGCTTCCGCGAGGCATCGAGCGGGCCAAGTTGGATGTTGGCCCGCTACGGCGGAGCCCATCGAGGCGGGCGGTGCGAGCTGGCGCCACACGGCGGGGGCCGCTCCGGACCGCGGTTGGAACGCTGCTGACCGCGACCGCTCTCTGCTTCGCCGCAGGCGGGCTCGTCTCGACCTCCGTGGCCGCGCAGCTCCCCGACCGCGATCCTGTAGCGCTGGCGCCACTGCTCGCGCACACGGTCACGGTTCAGCTCACCGTGGCCTCCGCACCGGTCGCCTCCGACCCCACGCCGCAGGCGGCGAGCGAGACGCAGCTCCGGTTCACCGCCACCGCCCTCTCTGTGCGCTCCGGATCGACCTCGGTTGAGGCGCAGATGCCCGTGATGGTGTTCGTCCGTGCAGGAGCAGACACGCCCCAATACGAGATCGGCGAACACCTCGAAGCGACGGGCAGCCTTCGACCGACAGACCCCGGCGAGAGTGTCGTCGCCCTGCTCTACACCGACAGGTCACCCACCCTCCTCGAGCCCTCGCCCTGGTACCTGGGCTGGGCGAATGGGCTTCGCGCCTCCTTCCGGCAGAGTGCCGTCGGCCTGCCGGGCGACGGCGGACAACTCGTTCCCGGTCTCGCCATCGGCGACGTCAACCTCGTCAGCGACGACCTCGACGCTCAGATGAAAGGCAGTGGACTCAGCCATCTCACCGCCGTCTCGGGGGCGAACTGTGCCATCGTCGTGGCGGCCATCATGCTTCTCGGCGGAGTGGCCGGGCTCTCCCGTCGCGCCCGGATCGTGCTGTCGCTCACCGTCATGACCGCGTTCGTCGTGCTGGTCACTCCCTCGTCGAGCGTGCTTCGCGCTGCGGTCATGGCGACCATCGTGCTGGTCACGCTCGCTTCGGGTCGGCCGCCGAAGGGTCTGCCCGCGCTCGGGCTCGCGACGATCATCCTGCTCGCCTGCGACCCGTGGCTCGCCCGCAACTACGGCCTCGCGCTCTCGGTGCTCGCCACCGCCGGACTCCTCGTGCTCGCGAAGCCGCTGCACGGGTCCCTGTCGAGGTGGATGCCCGGCTGGCTCTCCCTCGTCATCGCCGTCCCCCTGGCGGCCCAGCTAGCCTGCCAGCCCGTGCTCGTGCTACTCACGCCGACCATCTCCACGTACAGCGTGCCGGCCAACCTGCTCGCTGAGCCCGCTGCTCCCGTGGCCACGGTGCTCGGGCTCGTGTCGTGCGTCGGGGGAGTTGCCGTTCCGTTCCTCGCTCCGGTCGGCGCGTGGCTCACCTGGGTGCCCGCCTCGTGGATCGCCGGCGTCGCCCGGTTCTTCGCGACAGCACCGGGGAGCGCCCTGCCCTGGCCAGCAGGAGTCGCGGGCATCCTGCTGGTGGTGCTCGTCAGCGCCGCCGGCCTCGTGCTGCTGTTGCTCCGACCGCACGCCGCGCCAACCCAGGTGACCCAGCCACACCCGCAGCTCCCGCTGCCCTCTCCACCTCGGACACCCGGCCCGCGACGGCGTGACGCCGGGCGCACCGTGCGCCTTCTCTCCGGCGGCGTCCTGCTGCTCACGCTCGCCGTCTACCTCGGCTCCACGCTCTCGGGCACCGTTTTTCCGGCGATCGGGTGGCCGGCCGACTGGCAGATCGCGGCCTGCGACATCGGCCAGGGTGACGCCGTCGTGGTGCGAAGTGCGGGGGCCGGGCCAGACCAGCCCGACCGCATCGCGTTGGTCGATGTCGGCCCCGACCCGACCCTCCTGCACGCCTGCCTCGACGAGCTCCACATCGAGGCCGTCGACCTGCTGGTGCTCACCCACTACGACCTCGATCACGTCGGCGGCCTCGACGCGGTCGTCGGGCGCGTGGGCACCGTTCTGATGGGCCCGCCGGAGGATGCCCGTGACGAACGGATGGCAACGACTCTCACCGCGGCCGGAGCGGACGTGCGGCAGGCGCGACGGGGCGACACCGGTTCGCTCGGCGACATCGGCTGGAAGGTGCTGTGGCCGGAGGCGGGCACGGCTCTCCGCGGCAACGACGCGAGCGTCACCGTACAGTTCTCCGGGTCGATCAGTTCTCTCTTTCTCGGGGATCTCGGCGAGGACTCGCAGCGACTCCTCGCGCACGCGAGCGCCGTCTCCGGTTCCCCGGGGGACGCGCTCCCCGACGTCGACGTCGTGAAGGTCGCCCACCACGGCAGTGCCGACCAGAGCGAGCCGTTCTACCAGGCGATCACGGCGGAGGTGGGCCTGGTCTCCGTCGGAGCGGACAACCGGTACGGGCATCCGACCGACCGGCTGCTCGGAATCCTCACCCGGGCCGGCACGGCCGCCTACCGCACAGACCTGCTGGGGATGATCGTGCTGGCCCCGTCGCCTGAGGGGATCGTCGTGTGGTCGGAGGGTCAGGCTA
- the leuS gene encoding leucine--tRNA ligase — protein MRGAEDDATSGATGAESGATGAAPDSARYDFEALQNKWLPVWDESEPFRTDLENDKRPRKYILDMFPYPSGDLHMGHAEAYALGDVISRYWRHQGFNVLHPIGWDSFGLPAENAAIKRQIDPREWTYANIDQQKASFRRYAGSFDWSRELHTSDPEYYKWNQWLFLKLYEKGLAYRKSSWVNWDPVDQTVLANEQVLPDGTSERSGAVVVKKKLTQWYFRITDYADRLLDDLKQLEGTWPAKVIAMQRNWIGRSVGADVDFAIEGRQAPVTVFTTRPDTLHGATFMVVAPESELAAELVADESVPDAARQRFAEYLVEVQKSTELERQATDRPKTGVFLERYAINPVNGERLPVWAADYVLADYGTGAVMAVPAHDQRDLDFARAFGLPVRVVLDTNQPVTGAIPVLVDGELPDDLPPLDPASTGKALTGDGRLINSGNLDGLSKNKAITRVIEQLEAQGSGRAAKNYRLRDWLISRQRYWGTPIPIIHGADGAEIPVPEDQLPVLLPPTEGLNLQPKGTSPLGAATDWVNVPDPRDGSPALRDADTMDTFVDSSWYFLRFLSPNDDTKAFDPREVDKWAPVDQYVGGVTHAILHLLYARFITKVLFDLGYVSFTEPFSALLNQGMVLMEGSAMSKSKGNIVRLSDQLDEHGVDAVRLTMAFAGPPEDDIDWADVSPSGSAKFLARAWRLSGDVTSAPEVNWRDGDVALRRVTHRFLAEAPGLVEAFKFNVVVARIMELTNAARKAVDSGPGGADPAVREAVETIALGLSLFAPYTAEDMWERLGYPPSISAYGWRGADPALLTEESVTAVVQVDGKVRARLEVSPKISSEELEKLARSSEAVVRFLGDREVVNVIVRAPKIVNIATKARS, from the coding sequence GTGCGCGGCGCCGAAGACGACGCAACATCCGGCGCAACCGGCGCAGAATCCGGCGCAACCGGCGCAGCACCCGACTCCGCCCGCTACGACTTCGAGGCCCTCCAGAACAAGTGGCTGCCGGTCTGGGACGAGTCGGAGCCGTTCCGCACCGATCTCGAGAACGACAAACGCCCGCGCAAATACATCCTCGACATGTTCCCGTACCCCTCCGGCGACCTGCACATGGGCCATGCCGAGGCGTACGCGCTCGGCGACGTGATCTCGCGCTACTGGCGCCACCAGGGTTTCAACGTGCTGCACCCGATCGGCTGGGACTCGTTCGGCCTGCCCGCCGAGAACGCAGCCATCAAGCGCCAGATCGACCCGCGCGAGTGGACGTACGCGAACATCGACCAGCAGAAGGCGAGCTTCCGGCGCTATGCGGGCTCGTTCGACTGGAGCCGGGAACTGCACACCAGCGACCCCGAGTACTACAAGTGGAACCAGTGGCTGTTCCTGAAGCTGTATGAGAAGGGCCTGGCGTACCGCAAGTCGAGCTGGGTCAACTGGGACCCGGTGGACCAGACCGTGCTGGCGAACGAGCAGGTTCTGCCCGACGGAACGTCCGAACGCTCGGGCGCCGTCGTCGTGAAGAAGAAGCTCACGCAGTGGTACTTCAGGATCACCGACTACGCCGACCGCCTGCTCGACGACCTGAAGCAGCTCGAGGGCACGTGGCCTGCGAAGGTCATCGCCATGCAGCGCAACTGGATCGGCCGCTCCGTCGGTGCAGACGTCGACTTCGCCATCGAGGGCCGTCAGGCGCCGGTGACGGTCTTCACGACACGCCCCGACACGCTTCACGGCGCCACGTTCATGGTGGTCGCCCCCGAGTCCGAGCTGGCCGCCGAGCTCGTCGCCGACGAGTCGGTTCCGGATGCTGCGCGCCAGCGTTTCGCGGAGTACCTGGTCGAGGTGCAGAAGAGCACCGAGCTCGAACGCCAGGCCACCGACCGCCCCAAAACCGGCGTCTTCCTGGAGCGCTACGCGATCAACCCCGTCAACGGTGAGCGCCTGCCCGTCTGGGCGGCCGACTACGTGCTCGCCGACTACGGCACCGGCGCGGTCATGGCCGTGCCGGCGCACGACCAGCGCGACCTCGACTTCGCCCGCGCGTTCGGCCTGCCGGTGCGCGTCGTGCTCGACACGAACCAGCCCGTCACCGGCGCCATTCCCGTGCTGGTCGACGGAGAGCTCCCGGATGACCTGCCGCCGCTCGACCCGGCTTCCACCGGCAAGGCGCTGACCGGCGACGGTCGCCTGATCAACTCCGGGAACCTCGACGGATTGAGCAAGAACAAGGCGATCACCCGCGTGATCGAGCAGCTGGAGGCTCAAGGATCGGGTCGGGCGGCCAAGAACTACCGGCTCAGGGACTGGCTGATCTCACGCCAGCGCTACTGGGGAACGCCGATCCCGATCATCCATGGGGCCGACGGTGCGGAGATTCCCGTGCCCGAAGACCAGCTGCCCGTGCTGCTGCCCCCGACCGAGGGCCTGAACCTGCAGCCGAAGGGCACCTCGCCGCTCGGTGCAGCGACCGACTGGGTGAACGTGCCTGACCCGCGCGACGGCTCGCCCGCGCTCCGCGATGCAGACACGATGGACACCTTCGTCGACAGCTCGTGGTACTTCCTGCGCTTCCTCTCGCCGAACGACGACACGAAGGCGTTCGACCCGCGCGAGGTCGACAAGTGGGCCCCGGTCGACCAGTACGTCGGCGGTGTGACGCACGCGATCCTGCACCTGCTGTATGCGCGATTCATCACGAAGGTGCTGTTCGACCTCGGCTACGTCTCGTTCACCGAGCCCTTCAGCGCCCTGCTCAACCAGGGCATGGTGCTGATGGAGGGGTCTGCGATGTCGAAGTCGAAGGGCAACATCGTGCGCCTCAGCGACCAGCTCGACGAGCACGGCGTCGACGCGGTGCGCCTCACGATGGCGTTCGCGGGTCCGCCCGAAGACGACATCGACTGGGCGGATGTGTCGCCCTCCGGTTCCGCGAAGTTCCTGGCCCGCGCGTGGCGGCTCTCGGGCGACGTCACGTCGGCACCGGAGGTGAACTGGCGGGACGGGGATGTCGCGCTCCGCCGTGTCACGCACCGGTTCCTCGCCGAGGCCCCCGGCCTTGTCGAGGCGTTCAAGTTCAACGTCGTCGTCGCGCGCATCATGGAGCTGACCAACGCGGCCCGCAAGGCTGTCGACAGCGGTCCGGGAGGTGCGGATCCGGCCGTGCGCGAGGCCGTCGAGACGATTGCGCTCGGACTCTCGCTGTTCGCGCCGTACACCGCGGAAGACATGTGGGAGCGGCTCGGTTACCCGCCCTCGATCTCCGCGTACGGTTGGCGGGGCGCCGACCCGGCCCTCCTCACCGAGGAGTCGGTCACCGCCGTCGTGCAGGTCGACGGCAAGGTGCGCGCCCGCCTCGAGGTCTCACCGAAGATCTCCAGCGAAGAGCTCGAGAAGCTGGCGCGCTCGTCGGAGGCCGTCGTGCGCTTCCTCGGTGACCGCGAGGTCGTGAACGTGATCGTGCGGGCGCCGAAGATCGTCAACATTGCCACAAAGGCACGTTCGTAG
- a CDS encoding helix-hairpin-helix domain-containing protein, translating into MPAARAAATVPLPWEIEVPGRDSELEPELEPPAARSRLRLGVGAAVVLVIVALVCAVLVSMFAGHGRAEVVALPSGAGGPSGSTVSGAHGATLAPASAEASAPVGHSSETLILVHVLGAVVHPGLFELHSGDRVIDAISAAGGFSEKADQGRQNLARVMADGEQLVIPEQGASLPPGSPGSGAGGSGSGAGGVGGAGAVGGVGGPPPPLVNLNTADQATLETLPHVGPAMAQRIIAWRTENGRFTQVDDLKNVSGVGDKTFEALAPLVTT; encoded by the coding sequence GTGCCTGCGGCGCGGGCGGCTGCGACTGTGCCGCTGCCGTGGGAGATCGAGGTGCCCGGGCGCGATTCTGAGCTGGAGCCTGAGCTGGAGCCGCCTGCCGCCCGTTCGAGACTCCGGCTCGGCGTGGGCGCCGCCGTGGTGCTCGTGATCGTCGCCCTGGTGTGCGCCGTCCTCGTGTCGATGTTCGCTGGCCACGGGCGGGCCGAGGTGGTCGCGCTGCCCTCTGGCGCGGGAGGTCCGTCTGGGTCCACGGTCTCGGGCGCGCATGGTGCCACCCTCGCTCCCGCCTCGGCGGAGGCGTCTGCCCCGGTGGGTCATTCGTCGGAGACGCTGATCCTCGTGCACGTGCTGGGGGCGGTCGTGCATCCGGGGCTCTTCGAGCTCCACTCCGGTGACCGGGTGATCGACGCGATCTCGGCTGCCGGGGGTTTCAGCGAGAAAGCCGACCAGGGCCGGCAGAACCTCGCCCGCGTGATGGCGGATGGGGAGCAGCTGGTGATCCCGGAACAGGGAGCTTCCCTGCCCCCGGGGTCTCCCGGGTCGGGTGCCGGAGGCAGCGGGAGCGGCGCCGGTGGCGTGGGCGGTGCCGGAGCAGTGGGTGGCGTGGGCGGCCCGCCGCCCCCTCTCGTCAACCTGAACACCGCCGACCAGGCCACCCTGGAGACTCTTCCGCACGTCGGACCGGCCATGGCCCAGCGCATCATCGCCTGGCGCACCGAGAACGGCCGTTTCACGCAGGTCGACGACCTGAAGAACGTGTCCGGTGTCGGCGACAAGACCTTCGAGGCCCTGGCCCCGCTGGTGACGACATGA